The following proteins are encoded in a genomic region of Desulfuromonas acetoxidans DSM 684:
- the plsY gene encoding glycerol-3-phosphate 1-O-acyltransferase PlsY — MMELTVILLVSYLIGAIPSGVVLTRLSGATDVRKAGSGNIGATNVYRVAGKRLGILTLLADMLKGVVPLLAVQWLYSSEPKVLAWVAVALFVGHCYPVYLMFKGGKGVATALGIYLVLSPASVGIALLVFAFVLWRWQYVSLASICAAAVIPALVYGFERSLPIFIATLVIAAGVIYRHRGNISRLLDGSESRFKG, encoded by the coding sequence ATGATGGAGCTGACCGTCATCCTGCTGGTGTCTTATCTGATCGGGGCTATCCCCAGCGGTGTGGTGTTAACACGCTTGAGTGGGGCCACCGATGTCCGCAAAGCCGGCAGTGGCAACATCGGGGCAACCAATGTCTATCGTGTAGCGGGAAAGCGACTGGGGATCCTGACCCTGCTGGCAGATATGCTCAAAGGGGTTGTGCCGCTGCTGGCAGTACAATGGTTGTACAGTTCTGAGCCCAAGGTGCTGGCATGGGTTGCCGTGGCCTTGTTTGTCGGTCATTGCTATCCCGTCTACCTGATGTTCAAGGGGGGCAAAGGGGTGGCCACGGCTCTGGGGATTTATCTGGTGTTATCACCGGCTTCAGTGGGGATTGCATTGCTGGTTTTTGCCTTTGTCCTGTGGCGCTGGCAGTACGTCTCGTTGGCGTCGATCTGTGCGGCTGCGGTTATTCCGGCCCTGGTCTATGGTTTTGAGCGCTCTTTACCGATTTTTATCGCCACGCTGGTGATTGCTGCCGGTGTTATTTATCGTCATCGCGGCAATATCTCCCGATTGCTTGATGGAAGCGAAAGTCGTTTCAAAGGATAA
- the mltG gene encoding endolytic transglycosylase MltG encodes MADSSPSNESPALPKQRRVFKKFFAAGVLVCFALLVLGVYALRPCQIDRDLFFTVSSGQSLAAVARTLHRDGLIADPFAFRVLARWHGQGRKIQAGSYRFAAGRYQPGSVLQILVEGRVELVQCTLPEGMTALEVAHRCSAAGIGQLERYRALFSDRDFLNALGVDALEGYLFPETYRFAPGVSESSVLTTMVTEMRRHLNKSLLTAAAKQGLNELQLLTLASIIQKEAGNVEEMPLISAVFHNRLKRGMLLQADPTVIYGLGEFDGNLTRIHLRTPTPYNTYVHRGLPPGPIANPGLDALTAAAHPADENYLYFVATGDGVHYFSKTLKEHNRAVRRYQLRR; translated from the coding sequence GTGGCCGACTCATCTCCATCCAATGAATCGCCTGCGTTGCCAAAACAGCGGCGAGTTTTCAAGAAATTTTTTGCCGCCGGTGTGCTTGTCTGTTTCGCTCTTCTGGTGCTCGGTGTCTATGCCCTGCGCCCCTGTCAGATTGATCGGGACCTGTTTTTCACCGTATCCAGTGGTCAATCGCTGGCTGCTGTTGCGCGAACGTTGCATCGTGATGGATTGATTGCTGATCCTTTTGCTTTTCGGGTTTTGGCGCGCTGGCATGGTCAGGGACGGAAGATTCAGGCGGGCAGTTATCGGTTTGCCGCCGGTCGTTATCAGCCGGGATCGGTGCTGCAGATTCTGGTTGAAGGACGGGTGGAATTGGTCCAATGCACACTGCCGGAGGGGATGACGGCTCTTGAGGTGGCGCATCGGTGCAGCGCAGCCGGAATTGGACAGCTCGAGCGCTACCGTGCCTTGTTCTCAGATCGTGACTTCCTCAATGCGTTGGGCGTGGACGCCCTGGAAGGCTATCTGTTTCCGGAAACCTACCGTTTTGCACCCGGCGTCAGTGAATCTTCCGTGTTGACCACCATGGTTACAGAGATGCGTCGTCATCTCAACAAGTCCCTGCTGACTGCGGCTGCAAAGCAGGGATTGAATGAATTGCAGTTGCTCACCCTCGCCTCAATCATTCAAAAAGAGGCGGGTAATGTTGAAGAGATGCCACTGATTTCAGCGGTCTTCCATAACCGGCTTAAGCGGGGGATGTTGCTGCAGGCTGATCCAACGGTGATCTATGGCCTGGGTGAATTTGACGGCAACCTGACCCGTATCCACTTGCGCACGCCGACGCCTTATAACACCTATGTTCACCGCGGTTTGCCCCCTGGGCCGATCGCCAATCCCGGCCTCGATGCTCTCACTGCAGCGGCTCATCCGGCTGACGAAAACTATCTGTATTTTGTCGCTACCGGCGATGGTGTCCATTACTTTTCCAAGACACTCAAAGAACACAACCGGGCCGTGCGCCGTTATCAGTTGCGTCGTTAG
- a CDS encoding response regulator transcription factor has product MDPVKIIIAEDNPKDFEFLEHLLAEHLQQAFQVSRASNGEDALKMALDCEQPLVISDIQMPEMNGIDFAKSLWDQKPQARIIFWSQFKDEMYVRSLLRIVPPETVYGYILKSNTKERIAGAVVTVLIDEQCWIDPEVRKVQGRTDHSQTALSDIEFEALIDISLGLTDNLIAQRRYLSRRGVQSRLNSLYNKLSIDQEQFQAEKVGEAFNPRNRAVSVAIHRGLINSFELEHEEKELQKWLVQFKQRHKIDD; this is encoded by the coding sequence ATGGATCCCGTTAAAATTATCATCGCCGAAGACAACCCTAAGGATTTTGAATTCCTAGAACACCTACTGGCGGAACACCTGCAGCAGGCATTTCAGGTTTCCCGTGCCAGTAACGGTGAAGATGCTCTGAAAATGGCTCTGGACTGTGAACAACCCTTGGTTATCAGTGATATCCAAATGCCTGAAATGAACGGCATTGATTTTGCGAAATCGTTATGGGACCAGAAACCACAGGCGCGCATCATTTTCTGGAGCCAGTTTAAAGACGAGATGTATGTGCGTTCGCTGCTGCGCATTGTGCCACCGGAAACGGTCTACGGCTACATCCTCAAATCCAATACCAAAGAGAGAATTGCCGGCGCCGTGGTTACCGTGTTAATCGATGAGCAATGTTGGATTGACCCGGAAGTGCGCAAAGTTCAAGGCCGCACCGACCATAGTCAGACGGCGCTGTCCGACATCGAATTCGAGGCTCTGATTGACATCTCGCTGGGCTTGACCGACAACCTCATTGCTCAGCGACGCTATCTGTCACGTCGTGGCGTACAAAGTCGCCTCAACTCTTTGTACAACAAACTCAGTATCGATCAGGAACAATTCCAGGCCGAGAAAGTCGGTGAAGCGTTTAACCCGCGCAACCGGGCGGTATCCGTCGCCATTCATCGCGGCCTGATCAACTCCTTTGAACTGGAGCACGAAGAGAAGGAACTGCAGAAATGGTTGGTGCAGTTCAAACAACGTCATAAAATCGACGATTGA
- a CDS encoding SulP family inorganic anion transporter, translating to MTSRLVPELWCCLKEGYNRQRLVEDLLSGMIVGIVALPLAIAFAIASGVKPEQGLYTAVIAGFLISLLSGSRVQIGGPTGAFIVVVFSIVQQYGYGGLAVATIMAGALLVVMGVCRLGGAIKFIPYPMTIGFTSGIALIIAITQGKDLLGLTLTRSAEGIVDRVLLYVDAIDTLNLHAVIIAGLAMAILLLWPKVTKKVPGSIIALLVTTALVHVMDWPVATIGSAFGDVPSTLPMPHLPSIDLAMVPQLISPALTIALLAAIESLLSAVVADGMTGRRHKSNMELVAQGVANIASPLFGGIPATGAIARTATNVKSGGTSPVSGIVHALTLLLIMMLFGRWARLIPMATLAAILLIVAYHMSEWRHFVKLFRSPRNDIVVMLTTFVLTVFVDLTVAIETGVVLSALLFMQRMANATEVRHISREINDEEDEEDDQPICGRQIPSCVEVFEIHGPFFFGATNQFKDTLSIIKEPPQILILRMRHIFTIDATAIRVLEDVLEKTQRDGTQLMLSGVRPHLLKKLQKTHLYDEIGQGNIFAEIDTALTVARGLCRKSDD from the coding sequence ATGACTTCGCGTTTGGTACCAGAGCTGTGGTGTTGCCTCAAAGAGGGCTACAACCGCCAGCGGCTGGTGGAAGATCTATTGTCCGGCATGATCGTCGGAATTGTCGCTTTACCTTTAGCCATCGCCTTTGCCATTGCTTCAGGGGTTAAGCCGGAGCAGGGGCTTTATACGGCTGTGATCGCCGGCTTTCTCATCTCACTGCTCAGTGGTAGTCGGGTGCAGATCGGTGGCCCCACCGGGGCGTTTATCGTCGTGGTATTCTCCATTGTTCAGCAGTATGGCTATGGTGGATTGGCGGTTGCTACCATCATGGCCGGTGCCTTGCTGGTGGTCATGGGGGTGTGTCGCCTGGGCGGGGCGATCAAGTTTATTCCTTACCCGATGACCATCGGTTTTACCAGCGGTATTGCCCTGATTATTGCCATCACGCAAGGCAAAGATCTGCTTGGCTTGACCTTGACCCGCTCTGCAGAGGGAATTGTCGATCGGGTTCTGTTGTACGTTGACGCGATTGACACGCTTAACCTGCATGCCGTGATCATTGCCGGACTGGCCATGGCGATTCTGTTGTTGTGGCCGAAGGTGACCAAAAAGGTTCCCGGCTCCATTATTGCCCTGCTGGTGACCACAGCTCTGGTTCATGTGATGGACTGGCCGGTGGCAACCATTGGTAGCGCATTTGGCGATGTGCCTTCTACGCTGCCCATGCCGCATCTGCCGTCAATCGACCTGGCCATGGTTCCACAATTGATCTCTCCAGCCCTGACCATTGCTCTGCTGGCTGCGATTGAGTCGTTGTTATCCGCTGTGGTGGCGGATGGGATGACTGGACGGCGTCATAAATCCAATATGGAGCTGGTTGCTCAAGGGGTGGCCAACATTGCATCGCCGCTGTTTGGTGGCATTCCGGCGACCGGTGCCATCGCGCGCACGGCAACCAATGTGAAAAGCGGTGGAACCTCGCCGGTGTCGGGCATTGTTCATGCCCTGACGTTGCTGCTGATCATGATGCTGTTTGGACGCTGGGCTCGTTTGATTCCTATGGCAACGCTGGCGGCCATACTGCTGATTGTTGCCTATCACATGAGCGAGTGGCGTCACTTTGTCAAATTGTTTCGTTCGCCGCGCAACGACATTGTCGTTATGTTGACCACCTTTGTGCTGACGGTCTTTGTCGATCTGACTGTGGCGATTGAGACGGGGGTGGTGCTGTCGGCACTGTTGTTCATGCAGCGCATGGCCAATGCCACTGAAGTGCGGCATATCAGTCGAGAGATCAATGATGAAGAGGATGAGGAGGATGATCAACCGATCTGTGGTCGCCAGATCCCTTCGTGTGTCGAAGTTTTCGAGATTCACGGACCGTTTTTTTTCGGTGCCACCAATCAGTTTAAAGATACGCTGAGCATTATCAAGGAACCGCCGCAGATTCTGATCTTGCGCATGCGTCATATTTTCACCATTGACGCGACGGCAATTCGGGTTCTTGAAGATGTGCTGGAGAAAACCCAGCGTGACGGGACGCAGTTGATGTTGTCGGGAGTACGGCCGCATCTGCTGAAGAAACTCCAGAAAACACACCTATACGATGAAATAGGTCAGGGCAACATCTTTGCCGAAATCGATACTGCTCTTACTGTTGCGCGGGGCCTGTGTCGCAAAAGCGACGACTGA
- the rpsU gene encoding 30S ribosomal protein S21, translating into MELKVVDGNLAKAMRLMKRKLQQEGLFREMKKRRYYEKPSAKRKRKQKESLQRERKRQRKLDRFD; encoded by the coding sequence GTGGAACTCAAAGTGGTTGATGGCAATCTGGCCAAAGCCATGCGTTTGATGAAACGAAAACTGCAACAGGAGGGGTTGTTTCGTGAAATGAAGAAAAGGCGTTATTACGAAAAACCCAGTGCCAAGCGTAAACGCAAGCAAAAAGAGTCCCTGCAACGTGAACGGAAACGGCAACGTAAACTCGACCGGTTCGATTAA
- a CDS encoding KamA family radical SAM protein, whose translation MKSTTSALENDLPTDWMALDWQKELSNNITSVDELKAYLPLSYDEEADLRTVTEAHPMNIPRYYLSLIDPNDAHDPIRKLAVPAAEELVVAGAMGETTKDPYGDDKHDKGNGILHKYSYTALVVATEYCSMYCRHCFRKRMVGLPNHQTVENFHNAAKYIAAHPEITNVVISGGDPLLLPTHVIRKMLAALEDIPHLNFVRIGSRAPVVYPIRFADDELIDVLRDFGRKKTLQMPTHFNHPVELTSEAAEAIRRVREAGVTVNNQAVFLSGVNDDVETLTELMNGLLRIGVNPYYLYQCMPVARVRHHFQVPLKRGVDIVDEARRRMDGYAKRFKFIIGHDIGKLEICGRSGDTMVLKQIHARQEAPQECSRLLFRRLNDTGGWLDDLEEVDL comes from the coding sequence ATGAAATCGACAACATCTGCTCTGGAAAATGACCTGCCAACCGATTGGATGGCTCTTGATTGGCAAAAAGAACTTAGCAACAACATCACGTCTGTTGACGAATTAAAGGCCTATCTTCCTCTGAGTTACGACGAAGAGGCGGATCTGCGCACCGTGACAGAAGCCCATCCGATGAATATCCCGCGTTATTATCTCAGCCTGATTGATCCCAACGATGCGCACGACCCGATTCGCAAACTGGCGGTTCCGGCTGCAGAAGAATTGGTCGTGGCCGGTGCTATGGGCGAAACAACCAAAGATCCTTACGGTGACGACAAACACGATAAAGGCAACGGTATTCTACATAAGTATTCCTACACCGCGTTGGTGGTGGCCACGGAATACTGCTCCATGTACTGCCGACATTGCTTTCGCAAACGGATGGTAGGACTACCCAACCACCAAACCGTGGAAAATTTTCATAACGCAGCAAAATATATTGCCGCGCATCCTGAAATAACCAATGTCGTGATTTCAGGTGGTGATCCACTGTTGCTGCCGACCCATGTTATTCGCAAAATGTTGGCTGCTTTGGAGGATATCCCTCACCTCAACTTCGTCCGCATCGGCTCACGGGCTCCGGTGGTCTATCCGATCCGATTTGCCGATGACGAACTGATTGACGTATTACGGGATTTTGGTCGCAAAAAAACCTTGCAGATGCCGACCCATTTCAATCATCCAGTGGAATTGACCTCCGAAGCGGCCGAAGCGATTCGACGGGTTCGCGAAGCGGGGGTCACGGTGAATAACCAGGCGGTTTTTTTAAGCGGGGTCAACGACGATGTTGAAACGCTGACTGAGCTGATGAACGGATTGCTGCGCATCGGAGTGAATCCGTACTACCTGTACCAGTGTATGCCCGTGGCGCGCGTGCGCCACCATTTCCAGGTGCCGCTGAAGCGTGGTGTTGATATTGTCGATGAGGCGCGCAGGCGCATGGATGGCTACGCCAAACGTTTCAAGTTCATCATCGGTCATGATATCGGAAAATTGGAAATTTGTGGTCGCAGTGGCGATACCATGGTTCTGAAACAGATTCATGCCCGTCAGGAAGCGCCGCAGGAATGTTCCCGCTTGCTGTTCCGGCGACTCAATGACACCGGCGGCTGGCTGGACGACCTTGAAGAGGTTGATCTTTAA
- a CDS encoding cation:proton antiporter yields MPDHLFLLDLLILLALALGSALIFTRLKLSPIIGYLISGIIAGPYGFYLIKNIHEVEVIAEFGVILLLFTIGLEFSISRLLRLKKLLLAGGLSQILLCGALFTGIGTLFGFSMTTSLTLAMALALSSTAIVLKLLSERGEIDTSHGRMSLGILLAQDLAVVFFLVALPLLAGQDLTFSIKEIGKVALLMVGLLIFSRFLLQPFLLAILKTRSQELFRLTILALILVTAWLTSAVGLSLELGAFLAGLALAESPYAHQALSDILPFRDTFLAIFFVSIGMLVNLDLVLANWTIVLSATLAVFAIKFFAAALATALCRFPLRIILLTGFLLFQAGEFSFVFMKAATSLQLIDDQVYQITLAVIALTMILTPLIAGQAERWAAALSGLLGKPRTEIHPEIQEQTGNLTGHVIIAGYGLSGRNIGRILRRFHIPHVYVELNGDSVHKGRQKGDFVIYGDATSGDVLHELGIHRAKALVLSINDPAALARAIPTARHHNPDLYILARTRYVAELEHLCALGANEVVPDEFEASLQLGANLMHRFEFSEGHILHVIANLRKEHYTSMVDAEIPTEGLSVLKGGRLQYQAVPDDSPCLDRSLAEMDLRNQTGVTVVGIIRQNQTIYSPSGSFCLEKGDTLMLLGREDEVAQVCELLHGHPL; encoded by the coding sequence ATGCCCGACCATCTGTTTTTGTTGGATTTGTTGATTTTATTAGCTCTGGCCCTGGGCAGCGCGCTGATCTTTACGCGCCTCAAGCTGTCTCCGATCATCGGCTATCTGATCTCGGGGATCATTGCCGGTCCTTACGGTTTTTACCTGATCAAAAATATTCACGAAGTTGAAGTGATCGCTGAATTTGGCGTCATCCTGCTATTGTTCACCATCGGTCTCGAATTTTCGATCTCGCGGTTGTTGCGTCTCAAGAAACTTCTGCTGGCAGGCGGCCTGTCGCAAATTCTGTTATGCGGGGCCCTGTTCACAGGCATTGGCACCCTGTTCGGCTTTTCCATGACAACCAGCCTGACGCTGGCGATGGCTCTGGCCCTTTCCTCCACGGCCATTGTCCTCAAACTGCTCAGTGAACGCGGTGAGATCGACACCAGTCATGGCCGCATGTCGTTGGGGATTCTGCTCGCTCAAGATTTGGCTGTGGTGTTTTTTCTCGTCGCCTTGCCACTTTTGGCCGGGCAGGATCTGACCTTTTCCATCAAAGAGATTGGCAAGGTCGCCCTGTTGATGGTCGGCTTGCTGATCTTTTCGCGCTTTCTGCTCCAGCCGTTCCTGCTGGCGATTCTCAAGACGCGTTCTCAGGAACTCTTTCGCCTGACCATTCTCGCCTTGATTCTGGTCACGGCATGGCTAACCAGTGCCGTGGGCCTGTCACTGGAACTCGGAGCGTTCCTCGCCGGTCTGGCGTTGGCTGAATCTCCTTATGCCCACCAGGCGCTGTCGGATATCCTGCCGTTTCGTGACACGTTTCTGGCCATCTTCTTTGTCTCTATCGGTATGCTGGTCAATCTGGATCTGGTGCTCGCGAATTGGACCATCGTGCTTTCGGCAACCCTGGCGGTCTTTGCCATTAAATTTTTCGCCGCAGCCCTGGCAACAGCATTGTGTCGGTTTCCGTTGCGAATCATCTTATTAACCGGCTTCCTATTGTTTCAGGCCGGTGAATTCTCTTTCGTGTTTATGAAAGCGGCCACGTCGTTGCAGCTCATTGACGATCAGGTGTATCAGATCACCCTGGCGGTGATTGCCCTGACAATGATCCTGACACCACTGATCGCCGGCCAGGCCGAACGCTGGGCAGCCGCTCTATCCGGGCTGCTCGGTAAACCGCGCACCGAAATCCACCCGGAGATTCAAGAACAGACCGGCAACCTTACCGGCCATGTGATCATCGCCGGGTACGGTTTGTCAGGACGCAACATCGGCCGCATTCTGCGCCGTTTTCATATCCCACATGTGTATGTGGAACTCAACGGCGACAGTGTTCATAAGGGCCGTCAAAAGGGGGATTTTGTCATCTACGGTGATGCCACGTCGGGTGATGTGCTTCACGAACTCGGCATTCACCGGGCCAAAGCACTCGTCCTGTCGATTAATGACCCGGCGGCTCTGGCCCGGGCGATCCCCACGGCACGCCATCATAATCCGGATCTTTACATTCTCGCTCGCACCCGTTATGTCGCCGAGCTGGAACATCTGTGTGCCCTAGGAGCTAACGAAGTGGTCCCCGATGAATTTGAAGCCAGCCTGCAACTTGGCGCCAACCTGATGCATCGCTTTGAGTTCAGCGAGGGTCATATTCTCCACGTTATCGCCAACTTGCGTAAAGAACACTATACCTCAATGGTTGATGCCGAAATTCCAACCGAAGGATTATCTGTCCTCAAGGGAGGACGCCTGCAATATCAAGCGGTACCCGATGACTCGCCGTGCCTTGACCGCAGTCTGGCTGAAATGGATCTACGCAACCAGACCGGTGTCACCGTGGTTGGGATTATCCGCCAGAATCAAACCATCTATAGCCCGTCAGGCTCTTTCTGCCTCGAGAAAGGCGATACCCTGATGCTGCTTGGTCGCGAAGACGAAGTGGCGCAGGTGTGCGAACTGCTCCATGGCCACCCTCTTTAA
- a CDS encoding SLC13 family permease, whose amino-acid sequence MITAVWNRLWEMHVEVKSLTLFNPKSTIKKHLHFKEGLQEKDADLVHEIEDAPAEHLERLRTSPEGMHEEEPRSYTTRQKVGLWLGPLLFITMLLIPTPAGMEPSAQKMAAVALLMATWWMCESIPIPATSLLPLMLFPLLGIMHTKSAAAPYASHLIFLFMGGFIIALSMQRWDLHRRIAMTIVKLVGFSPSRLIFGFMAATATLSAFVSNTATAVMMMPIGLAIISHVIEEGKKEGLDKEIDFSPEHFSFGLNLMLGIAYAASIGGMATLIGTPPNTVLAGYLNKTYGFEISYVDWLKVGVPLVVVMLPLCWLWLTRIANPMKLKRVPGGREMILDELKQMGRMSSGEKWTAVVFGLTALGWIFRKQLGFLFPDPTLVTDAAIAMTGALVLFMIPVNMKKNIFVMDWHWASKMPWGVLLLFGGGLAMAAGFKQTGLATWIGSQVSLLNNAPILVLVVAVTALIIFLTELTSNTATAAMVMPILSAVAIGINQNPLLLVIPAAIAASCAFMLPVATPPNAIVFGSGYVTIPQMVRSGFGLNIVGVIFTTIITYLLVIPVFDIVIGTLPLWVK is encoded by the coding sequence ATGATCACTGCAGTCTGGAACCGTCTCTGGGAGATGCACGTTGAGGTGAAATCTCTCACTTTGTTCAATCCGAAAAGCACCATCAAAAAACACCTTCATTTCAAAGAAGGCTTGCAGGAAAAGGACGCGGATCTCGTTCATGAAATCGAGGACGCTCCGGCAGAACACCTGGAACGATTGCGCACATCACCCGAGGGGATGCACGAAGAGGAGCCGAGGAGCTATACCACGCGCCAGAAAGTCGGTCTATGGTTAGGCCCTCTGTTATTCATCACCATGCTGCTGATTCCCACCCCGGCCGGCATGGAACCTTCCGCCCAGAAAATGGCGGCTGTCGCTCTACTGATGGCCACCTGGTGGATGTGTGAATCCATCCCCATTCCAGCGACCAGCCTGCTGCCATTGATGCTGTTTCCATTGCTCGGCATCATGCACACCAAGAGTGCCGCCGCACCCTATGCCAGTCATCTGATCTTTCTGTTCATGGGCGGCTTTATCATTGCCCTGTCCATGCAACGCTGGGATCTCCACCGCCGTATCGCCATGACGATTGTCAAACTGGTCGGGTTTTCGCCCAGTCGGCTCATTTTCGGTTTCATGGCCGCCACAGCAACCTTGTCCGCCTTTGTTTCCAACACCGCGACTGCCGTAATGATGATGCCTATCGGCCTGGCCATCATCAGCCACGTTATCGAAGAGGGTAAAAAAGAGGGGCTTGATAAAGAGATCGATTTCTCTCCTGAGCATTTCTCATTCGGCCTCAACCTGATGCTCGGCATTGCCTATGCCGCATCCATCGGCGGCATGGCCACTTTGATCGGTACTCCGCCCAACACCGTTCTTGCCGGTTATCTGAATAAAACCTACGGCTTTGAAATCAGCTACGTGGACTGGTTGAAAGTTGGTGTTCCTCTGGTTGTCGTCATGCTGCCGTTGTGCTGGTTGTGGCTGACCCGGATCGCCAACCCGATGAAACTGAAAAGAGTTCCCGGTGGTCGTGAAATGATCCTCGACGAATTGAAGCAGATGGGACGCATGTCGAGCGGTGAAAAATGGACCGCAGTGGTCTTTGGCCTCACCGCCCTGGGCTGGATTTTCCGCAAACAGCTCGGCTTTTTGTTCCCGGACCCGACCTTGGTCACCGATGCAGCCATCGCCATGACCGGTGCTCTGGTGTTGTTTATGATTCCGGTCAACATGAAGAAAAATATTTTCGTCATGGACTGGCACTGGGCGTCAAAAATGCCGTGGGGTGTTCTATTGCTGTTCGGCGGCGGACTGGCCATGGCGGCTGGATTCAAACAAACCGGCCTAGCCACCTGGATCGGTTCACAAGTCAGCCTGCTCAACAATGCCCCGATTCTGGTTCTGGTTGTAGCGGTTACCGCGCTGATCATCTTCCTCACCGAATTGACCTCCAACACCGCAACCGCAGCCATGGTTATGCCGATCCTCAGTGCTGTCGCCATCGGTATCAACCAGAATCCGCTGCTGTTGGTCATTCCGGCAGCCATTGCCGCATCCTGCGCATTCATGCTGCCAGTGGCAACGCCACCGAATGCCATTGTCTTCGGCTCCGGCTATGTCACCATCCCTCAGATGGTTCGCAGCGGGTTCGGACTCAATATCGTCGGTGTTATCTTTACGACCATTATCACCTACCTGTTGGTCATTCCGGTATTTGACATTGTCATCGGCACGCTGCCGCTGTGGGTCAAATAG
- a CDS encoding sensor histidine kinase, which yields MRIKLKHQILMAPAAVLLIMSLLLVFLQYTYWDLSVERRQAANLGKVFISLAEADLAAKRIHALSTSLRRNFILNAPKLEEMDQLYEHLSSAIDRTLLYLEVPKETVTVLNQAVGDLDPADGIDTERFIESLSILRPQLITLIETARSQRGKLNNLKNEYMDELVARTALVSLIVLSAAIVLGILLSLFFSRRILRRIQRISNGASSLVRGERDSVSAPETISDELDDLTVSLFNMADKLVRVVGAEKLLEGGEEERRRIARDLHDQTLSDLSSILRDIQELKSGSCANVANRLEEELQSAINNLRAVMDDLHPQTLDVLGLNAALQSHIETHRNSNNGKQMESHYYATEAAEDLALPKSQQLHLYRIVVEAVHNVYKHSGATRYEVNFDFCNDQVLLSVEDNGNGFTPNQERLGRGLHNIQERARTIGATVSWKPSRFSSGTRFELTMPVIQKTQHNDKAA from the coding sequence ATGCGCATAAAACTTAAACACCAGATACTGATGGCACCGGCAGCGGTTTTGCTGATTATGAGCCTGCTGTTGGTCTTTCTTCAATACACCTACTGGGACCTGTCTGTCGAACGACGCCAGGCAGCTAACTTGGGCAAAGTGTTTATTTCGCTGGCAGAAGCGGATCTGGCGGCTAAAAGGATTCACGCCCTGTCCACCTCGCTGCGACGCAACTTCATCCTCAACGCCCCCAAGCTGGAGGAGATGGACCAGCTCTACGAGCATCTTTCCAGCGCCATTGACCGCACCCTGCTCTATCTGGAAGTCCCAAAAGAAACCGTCACGGTTCTCAATCAGGCTGTCGGCGATCTCGATCCAGCCGACGGCATTGATACTGAACGTTTTATCGAATCTCTGTCGATCCTGCGTCCGCAGTTGATCACTCTGATTGAAACCGCGCGCAGCCAGCGCGGCAAACTGAATAATCTTAAAAACGAATACATGGACGAACTGGTTGCCCGCACGGCCCTGGTGTCATTGATTGTCCTCAGCGCTGCCATCGTTTTGGGCATCCTGTTGTCGCTGTTTTTCTCCCGGCGTATTCTGCGTCGCATCCAGCGAATCTCCAATGGTGCCAGCAGTCTGGTGCGCGGTGAACGGGATTCCGTCAGCGCCCCAGAGACCATCAGTGATGAGCTGGACGACCTGACCGTTTCTCTGTTCAATATGGCTGACAAGCTGGTACGGGTGGTTGGTGCGGAAAAGCTGCTCGAAGGCGGCGAAGAGGAACGGCGGCGCATCGCCCGCGATCTTCACGACCAGACGTTATCCGATCTTTCTTCTATCCTGCGTGATATTCAGGAGTTGAAAAGCGGCAGTTGTGCGAATGTAGCGAACAGACTGGAAGAGGAATTACAAAGCGCCATCAATAATCTGCGTGCGGTTATGGACGACCTTCATCCACAAACATTGGATGTCCTCGGTCTCAATGCCGCTCTGCAATCACACATCGAAACCCATCGCAACAGCAACAACGGCAAACAGATGGAAAGCCATTACTACGCGACTGAAGCAGCAGAAGATCTGGCCCTGCCGAAATCTCAACAACTTCACCTGTACCGCATCGTTGTCGAAGCTGTCCACAATGTCTATAAACATTCCGGTGCCACCCGTTATGAAGTCAATTTTGATTTCTGCAATGATCAGGTATTGCTGTCGGTTGAGGACAACGGCAACGGGTTCACCCCCAACCAGGAGAGGCTTGGTCGCGGTCTGCATAACATCCAAGAGCGTGCCAGAACTATTGGCGCCACGGTTTCCTGGAAACCGTCACGTTTTTCAAGCGGTACCCGTTTTGAATTGACCATGCCGGTTATTCAGAAAACGCAACACAACGACAAGGCGGCATAA